One Algibacter sp. L3A6 genomic region harbors:
- a CDS encoding DEAD/DEAH box helicase translates to MSTFQELGLNDDLLRAITDLGFEKPSEVQEKAIPILLNSETDLVALAQTGTGKTAAFGFPMLAKIDVNSRTTQGLILSPTRELCLQITNEMKQYGKYCKGLNVVAIYGGSSITDQAREVKRGAQIIVATPGRMKDMISRRLVDISKIQYSVLDEADEMLNMGFKEDITDILSHTPEDKNTWLFSATMPKEVARIAKKFMDNPQEITVGNKNESTSNVTHEYYLVNSRDRYQALKRLADANPDIFSVVFCRTKRDTQKVAENLIEDGYSAGALHGDLSQNQRDLVMQSFRKNQIQMLVATDVAARGIDVDDITHVINYQLPDEIETYTHRSGRTGRAGKNGISMVIVSKSEVRKIKSIERIIKREFEKKEVPDGMEICEVQLMSLANKIHNTEVNHEIDKYLTSINEMFEETSKEELIKKFFSVEFTRFYNYYQKSKNLNVAEGSRDRERDGGREGGRDFGGNSNSTRYFINVGEKDGFDWMKLKDFLKDQLQLGRDDVFKVEVKESFSFFNTENETKDKVLAFFTDFKHEGRFVNVEVSENRGGGGRRNDRRGGGGRRDDKRSGGGGRRGDDRKSGSGGSRSDRRRSSEGGGSSRRSDSDSGGGKFAGARRSRR, encoded by the coding sequence ATGAGCACATTCCAAGAATTAGGTCTTAATGACGACCTTTTACGCGCAATTACCGATTTAGGATTTGAAAAGCCTAGTGAAGTTCAAGAAAAAGCAATCCCAATTTTATTAAATTCTGAAACCGATTTAGTGGCACTTGCCCAAACCGGAACAGGAAAAACAGCGGCATTTGGTTTCCCAATGTTAGCTAAAATAGATGTAAACAGCCGCACAACGCAAGGTTTAATTTTAAGCCCAACACGTGAGCTTTGTTTACAGATTACCAACGAGATGAAACAATACGGTAAGTATTGTAAAGGTTTAAATGTGGTTGCCATTTATGGTGGATCTAGCATTACAGACCAAGCTCGTGAGGTAAAACGTGGTGCACAGATTATTGTGGCTACACCAGGTAGAATGAAAGATATGATTAGCCGTAGACTGGTTGATATTTCTAAAATTCAATATTCGGTTTTAGATGAAGCTGATGAGATGTTAAACATGGGTTTTAAAGAGGATATTACCGATATTTTATCGCATACTCCAGAAGACAAAAACACATGGTTATTTTCTGCAACTATGCCTAAAGAGGTAGCTAGAATTGCGAAAAAATTTATGGACAACCCACAAGAAATTACGGTTGGAAATAAAAATGAAAGTACAAGTAATGTAACTCACGAGTATTATTTAGTAAACTCTAGAGATCGTTACCAAGCTTTAAAACGTTTGGCAGATGCTAACCCAGATATCTTTTCTGTAGTATTTTGTAGAACAAAACGTGATACTCAAAAAGTAGCCGAAAACTTAATTGAAGATGGTTACAGCGCTGGTGCTTTACACGGCGATTTAAGCCAGAACCAACGTGATTTGGTTATGCAATCGTTTAGAAAAAACCAAATACAAATGCTTGTTGCAACAGATGTTGCGGCTCGTGGTATTGATGTTGATGATATTACACACGTAATAAACTACCAATTACCTGACGAAATTGAAACGTATACACACCGTTCTGGTCGTACTGGACGTGCTGGTAAAAACGGTATTTCTATGGTTATTGTTTCGAAAAGTGAAGTTCGAAAAATAAAAAGTATCGAACGCATTATTAAACGTGAGTTTGAGAAAAAAGAAGTGCCAGATGGTATGGAAATTTGCGAAGTGCAGTTAATGTCTTTAGCAAATAAAATACATAATACTGAGGTTAATCATGAAATTGACAAATACCTTACTAGTATTAATGAAATGTTTGAAGAAACTAGCAAAGAGGAATTAATTAAGAAATTTTTCTCTGTAGAATTTACACGTTTCTATAACTATTACCAAAAATCTAAAAACTTAAATGTTGCAGAAGGTTCTAGAGATAGAGAAAGAGATGGCGGACGCGAAGGTGGTCGTGATTTTGGAGGAAACTCTAACTCTACTAGATACTTTATTAACGTTGGTGAAAAAGATGGTTTTGATTGGATGAAATTGAAAGATTTCTTAAAAGACCAATTACAACTTGGTAGAGATGATGTATTTAAAGTGGAAGTTAAAGAGAGTTTCTCTTTCTTTAATACTGAAAATGAAACTAAAGATAAAGTTTTAGCTTTCTTTACAGACTTTAAACATGAAGGTCGTTTTGTAAACGTTGAAGTTTCGGAAAACCGAGGCGGTGGCGGAAGACGCAATGATAGACGTGGCGGTGGCGGAAGACGCGACGACAAACGCAGCGGTGGCGGCGGAAGACGCGGTGATGATAGAAAAAGTGGTTCTGGAGGAAGCAGAAGCGACAGACGTAGAAGTAGCGAAGGTGGAGGAAGCTCTAGACGTTCGGACTCTGATTCTGGTGGCGGAAAATTTGCTGGAGCTAGACGTTCTAGAAGATAG
- a CDS encoding T9SS type B sorting domain-containing protein, with translation MNFDCKFKFANYLKHIVLWCFFVALFFPGFSNAQDQAANWYFGFNAGINFNDGEVNSLTDGALSTNEGCSVISNTKGELLFYTNGVSVWDRNHNIMPNGNGLNGHPSSTQSAVIVPKPNSDTIYYIFTIIDFFKAEGLQYSEVDMSLNGGNGDVTSEKNVFLIAPGTEKISAVQHSNGIDYWVTTHLWDSSSFATFKITAAGVETTPVISDVGSYHGGAGFNVIGCMKFSPNGKKLAVAKWSANSFVELFDFNKETGVVSNPVLIDNFFGADYLDGAYGLEFSTNSQYLYVSDLNQQYYTSELHQLDLAVFTASAIKASDVVIAKERRLIAGLQLGPDGKIYVSNTFSSYLSVIEAPNNKGLSCDYQYRTINLSGRSAIFGLPSFIQSFFVGKIEVENTCFNDAVVFDLLTSESIDSVLWEFGDGTTSTLIKPEHTYAAVGDYLVKATFKSGSCTYNVAKNFTIYDMPIANAVTDYVFCEDLGNDVFETFDLSSKTADIIGAQSTTLFEVSYFESFEDATDDVNMLNSMYTNTSNAQDIYYKISNTLSSDCYDISSFKLIIETETAGIPDDLVLCDDVSNDGVETLSLSQFDDEVLNGASSTEYDVKYYESQAEADAGGPGLNTSIFTTSSNNQELFTRLENIATACFSTSSFNVIINDTPTAYPAEDLFICDDGSNGGKAFFNLGDQTVDILNGQAGNVTYHTSQAEAETKSNTLPENYENQSTTEEIFARVELSSNTECYALTSFFIRVSSQLIIDIDEVWYLCPGESVQVYVSSMHDEYLWSTGETSSDIMVEQAGDYSITVSNIDNSKCSISKTVRVVDASLPLAVHIEINDWTTNSNSVVITTEGAGAFKYSIDGNIYTSSNTFDNLDAGDYTVYVTSESNCMVYSEDIYLLNYPKYFTPNNDGYHDYWKIEFAETEPDLEVHIFDRYGKLIIQLNPYSKGWDGTFNGRMLTTSDYWFVVNRPSKNRQYRGHFTLKR, from the coding sequence TTGAATTTTGATTGCAAATTTAAGTTTGCTAACTACTTAAAGCACATAGTTTTATGGTGCTTTTTTGTGGCCTTGTTTTTTCCGGGTTTTTCTAATGCGCAAGACCAAGCAGCTAACTGGTATTTTGGTTTTAATGCGGGTATTAATTTTAATGATGGCGAGGTAAATTCTCTTACAGACGGAGCGCTTTCTACAAACGAGGGCTGTTCGGTAATTTCCAATACAAAAGGCGAGCTTTTGTTTTATACTAACGGTGTTAGTGTTTGGGATAGAAACCATAATATTATGCCTAATGGTAATGGTTTAAATGGGCATCCGTCGAGTACGCAATCGGCTGTTATTGTACCTAAGCCAAATTCTGATACGATTTACTACATTTTTACAATTATTGATTTTTTTAAAGCCGAAGGCCTACAATACTCAGAGGTTGATATGAGTTTAAATGGTGGAAACGGCGATGTAACATCAGAGAAGAATGTGTTTTTAATAGCGCCTGGTACCGAGAAAATATCGGCAGTGCAGCATAGTAACGGGATAGATTATTGGGTAACTACGCATCTTTGGGATAGTAGTAGTTTTGCAACATTTAAAATTACAGCAGCCGGTGTAGAGACCACTCCCGTAATATCCGATGTTGGAAGTTATCATGGTGGTGCTGGTTTTAATGTTATAGGCTGCATGAAATTTTCACCTAACGGAAAAAAATTAGCAGTTGCTAAATGGAGTGCCAATAGTTTTGTAGAATTATTTGATTTTAATAAAGAAACCGGCGTGGTGTCTAATCCCGTTTTAATCGATAATTTTTTTGGAGCAGATTATTTAGATGGCGCTTATGGTTTAGAGTTTTCTACAAATAGCCAATACCTTTATGTTAGCGATTTAAATCAGCAATATTACACCTCAGAATTACATCAATTAGATTTGGCTGTATTTACAGCAAGTGCCATTAAAGCATCCGATGTGGTTATCGCTAAAGAACGACGCTTAATTGCCGGTTTGCAATTGGGACCCGATGGTAAAATATATGTTTCAAATACATTTTCGTCTTATTTAAGTGTTATAGAAGCGCCTAATAATAAAGGCCTGAGCTGCGATTACCAATATAGAACGATAAACCTTAGCGGGCGTAGTGCTATTTTTGGATTACCCTCCTTTATTCAGTCGTTTTTTGTAGGTAAAATAGAAGTTGAAAACACCTGTTTTAACGATGCTGTAGTGTTTGATTTACTAACCAGCGAATCTATAGATTCTGTTTTATGGGAGTTTGGCGATGGCACAACATCGACTTTAATAAAACCCGAGCATACTTATGCAGCGGTAGGCGATTATTTGGTTAAGGCTACTTTTAAATCGGGAAGCTGTACCTATAATGTGGCTAAAAATTTCACAATTTACGATATGCCAATAGCGAACGCCGTAACCGATTATGTGTTTTGTGAAGATCTTGGAAACGATGTTTTTGAAACTTTCGATTTAAGTAGTAAAACTGCCGATATTATAGGCGCACAGAGCACAACACTTTTTGAGGTCAGTTATTTTGAAAGCTTTGAAGATGCTACAGATGATGTTAATATGCTAAACAGTATGTACACCAATACAAGTAACGCTCAAGATATTTATTATAAAATTAGTAATACCTTAAGTTCCGATTGTTACGATATATCAAGTTTTAAATTAATAATAGAAACAGAAACTGCGGGAATTCCTGACGATCTTGTTTTGTGTGATGATGTTTCTAACGATGGTGTTGAAACGCTCAGTTTATCTCAGTTTGATGATGAGGTGTTAAACGGTGCGTCATCAACTGAATACGATGTTAAATATTACGAATCGCAAGCGGAAGCCGATGCAGGTGGTCCAGGCTTAAATACCAGTATTTTTACAACATCTAGCAACAATCAAGAACTTTTTACACGTTTAGAAAATATAGCAACAGCCTGTTTTTCAACATCGAGCTTTAATGTTATTATCAACGACACGCCAACAGCATACCCGGCGGAAGATTTGTTTATTTGTGACGATGGCTCTAATGGCGGTAAAGCCTTTTTTAATCTAGGCGATCAAACCGTTGATATTTTAAACGGTCAAGCCGGAAATGTAACTTACCATACATCTCAAGCTGAAGCCGAAACTAAATCTAATACATTACCAGAAAACTACGAGAACCAAAGTACGACAGAAGAAATTTTTGCGCGCGTAGAACTTTCTTCTAATACAGAATGTTATGCGCTTACATCATTTTTTATTCGAGTAAGTAGCCAATTGATTATTGATATCGATGAGGTTTGGTATTTATGCCCAGGTGAAAGTGTGCAAGTCTACGTGAGTTCTATGCACGACGAATATCTTTGGAGTACCGGAGAAACAAGCTCGGATATTATGGTAGAACAAGCTGGTGATTATAGCATTACAGTCTCTAATATAGACAACTCTAAATGTAGCATAAGTAAAACCGTTAGGGTAGTAGATGCTAGTTTGCCACTCGCGGTACATATTGAAATTAATGATTGGACGACAAATAGCAATTCTGTAGTTATTACAACCGAGGGCGCTGGTGCGTTTAAATACTCCATAGATGGTAATATATACACAAGCAGTAATACCTTCGATAATCTAGATGCTGGCGATTATACGGTATATGTTACTAGCGAGAGCAACTGCATGGTATATTCCGAAGATATCTATCTACTAAATTACCCAAAGTATTTTACACCAAATAACGATGGCTACCACGATTACTGGAAAATAGAATTCGCAGAAACGGAGCCTGATTTAGAAGTTCATATTTTCGATCGTTATGGTAAATTAATTATTCAGTTAAATCCGTACTCAAAAGGGTGGGACGGAACCTTTAATGGGCGCATGCTAACCACATCCGATTATTGGTTTGTAGTAAATAGGCCAAGTAAAAACCGCCAATACCGCGGGCACTTTACTTTAAAACGTTAA
- a CDS encoding TrmH family RNA methyltransferase, translating into MMKAITSIQNAYIKQLVQLKEKSRERKKSGLFLIEGIREIELAIKGGYVLDTILFYPGLFSENELEALTTSQNSTIEISKDVYEKLAYRSTTEGVLAVAKPKSHLISDLKFDTQTPLILIAEAPEKPGNIGAILRTADAANADAVIIANPKGDLYNPNIIRSSVGCVFTNTIATGSTTEIIEFLKAHNINIYCAALQASVDYHTQDFTQATALVVGTEATGLSNEWRVNSTQNIIIPMQGEIDSMNVSVAAGILIFEAKRQRNFK; encoded by the coding sequence ATGATGAAAGCAATTACAAGCATCCAGAATGCATACATAAAACAACTCGTTCAACTAAAAGAAAAGTCTAGGGAACGTAAAAAATCAGGTCTTTTTCTAATTGAAGGCATTCGCGAAATAGAATTAGCCATAAAAGGTGGTTATGTATTAGACACCATTTTATTCTACCCAGGGCTCTTTTCTGAAAACGAACTAGAAGCGTTAACTACAAGCCAGAATTCAACTATTGAAATATCTAAAGACGTTTACGAAAAACTTGCTTACCGAAGCACTACAGAAGGCGTTCTAGCCGTTGCCAAACCAAAAAGCCACCTAATAAGTGATTTAAAATTTGACACCCAAACGCCGCTAATCTTAATTGCTGAAGCTCCAGAAAAGCCAGGTAATATTGGCGCTATTTTACGTACTGCCGATGCTGCCAATGCCGATGCCGTAATAATAGCGAACCCAAAAGGCGATTTATACAACCCAAACATTATTCGTTCTAGCGTAGGCTGTGTGTTTACCAATACTATCGCAACGGGTTCTACTACCGAAATTATAGAATTTCTAAAAGCACATAACATCAATATTTACTGTGCAGCTCTACAAGCTTCGGTAGACTATCATACTCAAGATTTCACGCAAGCTACGGCCCTTGTTGTTGGTACAGAAGCTACGGGTTTAAGTAATGAATGGCGCGTAAATTCCACTCAAAATATCATTATACCTATGCAAGGCGAAATCGATTCTATGAATGTTTCTGTTGCTGCGGGTATCTTAATTTTTGAAGCCAAACGCCAACGTAATTTTAAATAA
- a CDS encoding carboxypeptidase-like regulatory domain-containing protein — MRKYVLLLFTFALLVGQTHAQDAEKAIGVVLNASTSTPLEGVNIVNLNQVKGTTTNDKGEFAITAKANDTLHFSYLGFKSIKVRVTNDWLKFGSSNINLTELALALEEVVVSQLKLTGFLEVDIKQVPAVNSNYRYSISGIEGSGYEADKKSGLTKVIGSIFNPADFLHRMFGKKPNELKKLKKMKEDDEIRNLLASKFDREMLTVLLQVDRVDLDEIVSQCNYSKGFIQKANDLQILDAISECYEEYKLLSRGRTRKI; from the coding sequence ATGAGAAAATACGTATTACTCCTTTTTACTTTTGCTTTATTGGTTGGGCAAACTCATGCCCAAGATGCCGAAAAAGCTATTGGTGTAGTTCTTAATGCATCGACATCTACTCCACTAGAAGGCGTTAATATTGTAAACCTTAACCAAGTAAAAGGAACCACAACAAACGACAAAGGAGAATTTGCAATTACAGCTAAAGCTAACGATACCTTACACTTTTCTTATTTAGGATTTAAATCTATTAAAGTTCGTGTTACTAACGACTGGTTAAAATTTGGAAGCTCCAACATAAACCTTACCGAACTTGCGCTTGCCTTAGAAGAAGTTGTGGTAAGCCAACTAAAATTAACCGGCTTTTTAGAAGTTGATATAAAACAAGTACCTGCCGTAAACAGTAATTACCGTTACAGTATTTCTGGTATAGAAGGTTCTGGTTACGAGGCCGATAAAAAATCTGGATTAACTAAAGTTATTGGCTCTATTTTTAACCCAGCCGATTTTCTACATCGTATGTTTGGTAAAAAACCAAACGAGCTTAAAAAGCTAAAAAAGATGAAAGAAGACGACGAAATTAGAAACCTTTTAGCAAGTAAATTCGATCGTGAAATGCTTACCGTTTTACTACAAGTAGACCGCGTAGATTTAGACGAAATTGTGAGCCAATGTAACTACTCAAAAGGATTTATACAAAAGGCAAACGATCTACAAATTCTAGATGCCATAAGCGAATGCTATGAAGAGTACAAGCTATTAAGTCGCGGTAGAACACGTAAAATATAA
- a CDS encoding carboxypeptidase-like regulatory domain-containing protein: MPYRKTLLFFLLPATMISQNITGKIYDSESTVKGAKIFNKTKNTTAYSDANGSFNLLATLNDTITISSLFHATKTLKIDTFHVENELVIELTKQVNQLQEVLLADKQNDLKTFETNSDLGAVLAYDLKNNTETWYKNMPKSGIDFVQVSKLIGKLLKLKKKKPVEITTINHKTFDSLFTTHKFFNAELLANQLEIPEGYAPLFFDYCEEQYINSDLLLEKNEFMLLDKLLNCSRDFRELLKTTETD; this comes from the coding sequence ATGCCATATAGAAAAACACTACTCTTCTTTTTATTACCTGCCACTATGATTTCTCAAAATATTACAGGGAAAATCTACGACTCAGAATCTACGGTAAAAGGTGCTAAAATTTTCAACAAAACAAAAAACACCACAGCATATTCCGATGCAAACGGAAGTTTCAATTTACTAGCAACACTAAATGATACGATTACCATTAGTTCGCTTTTTCATGCTACTAAAACGCTAAAAATTGACACCTTTCATGTGGAAAACGAATTGGTTATTGAATTAACAAAACAAGTAAACCAACTACAAGAAGTCTTGCTCGCTGATAAGCAAAACGATTTAAAAACATTTGAAACCAACAGTGATTTAGGAGCTGTATTAGCATACGACTTAAAAAATAATACAGAAACCTGGTACAAAAACATGCCTAAATCTGGAATAGACTTTGTTCAAGTTTCTAAACTAATTGGTAAGTTACTAAAGCTTAAAAAAAAGAAACCTGTAGAAATAACAACAATAAATCATAAAACATTCGACTCTCTATTTACAACACACAAATTTTTCAATGCAGAATTATTAGCAAATCAATTAGAAATACCCGAAGGCTATGCGCCTTTGTTCTTTGACTATTGCGAAGAACAATATATAAACAGTGATTTACTTTTAGAGAAAAACGAATTTATGCTACTCGATAAACTGCTTAACTGCAGCCGCGACTTTAGAGAACTATTAAAAACGACCGAAACCGATTAA
- a CDS encoding M48 family metallopeptidase, whose amino-acid sequence MTANTLFYIIFALIIVNFIVDKVLDALNAKHFNDALPEDLKDVYDTTEYKTSQQYKAINYKFGLLTSTFSVMLTLGFLWFDGFELIDNIARSYSENPIIIALIFFGIITIGSDILNTPFSYYSTFVIEEKFGFNKTTKGTFFLDKLKGWLMMAIVGGGILAIIIWFYQVTGNSFWLYAWGLVAIFSLFINMFYSKLIVPLFNKQTPLEAGSLRDSISKYANTVGFKLDKIFVIDGSKRSTKANAYFSGFGSEKRVTLYDTLINDLDEDEIVAVLAHEVGHYKKKHIIFNLVTSILLTGFTLFILSLFISNPLLSEALGVQIPSFHIGLVAFGMLYAPISEITGLIMNMFSRKFEYQADDYAKNTYKAEPLITSLKKLSKNSLSNLTPHPAYVFMHYSHPTLQERIGNLRR is encoded by the coding sequence ATGACCGCAAACACGCTTTTCTACATCATTTTTGCACTAATAATCGTCAATTTTATAGTTGATAAAGTTTTAGATGCATTAAATGCGAAACACTTTAATGATGCGCTTCCTGAAGATTTAAAAGATGTTTACGATACTACAGAGTATAAAACATCTCAGCAATACAAAGCCATCAATTACAAATTTGGCTTGCTAACATCTACCTTTTCCGTAATGCTTACTTTAGGGTTTTTATGGTTCGATGGTTTTGAACTCATTGATAATATAGCACGCAGCTACAGCGAAAATCCAATAATTATCGCGCTTATATTCTTCGGTATTATTACCATTGGTAGCGATATACTCAATACACCATTCTCTTATTACAGCACATTTGTAATTGAAGAAAAATTTGGGTTCAATAAAACCACAAAAGGCACTTTCTTTTTAGATAAATTAAAAGGCTGGCTCATGATGGCTATTGTTGGTGGTGGTATTTTAGCCATAATTATTTGGTTTTACCAAGTTACGGGAAACAGTTTCTGGTTGTATGCTTGGGGATTAGTGGCTATTTTCAGTTTGTTTATCAATATGTTTTACTCTAAACTTATTGTACCTCTTTTTAACAAACAAACCCCATTAGAAGCAGGAAGTTTACGCGATAGCATTTCGAAGTATGCCAACACGGTTGGTTTTAAACTCGATAAAATATTTGTTATCGATGGCTCTAAACGCAGCACAAAAGCCAACGCTTATTTCTCTGGTTTTGGTAGCGAAAAACGAGTAACGCTTTACGATACTTTAATAAACGATTTAGATGAAGATGAAATTGTTGCTGTGCTAGCACACGAGGTTGGCCATTACAAAAAGAAACACATCATTTTTAATTTGGTAACCTCTATTTTGCTCACTGGTTTTACGCTTTTTATATTATCACTTTTTATTTCTAATCCGTTATTATCAGAAGCTTTAGGTGTGCAAATACCAAGTTTCCATATTGGCTTGGTGGCTTTCGGGATGCTCTACGCTCCTATTTCGGAAATCACAGGTTTAATAATGAACATGTTTTCTAGAAAGTTTGAATACCAAGCCGATGATTACGCCAAAAACACCTACAAAGCCGAACCATTAATAACCTCCTTAAAGAAGCTTTCTAAAAATAGCTTAAGCAATTTAACACCTCATCCCGCTTATGTTTTTATGCATTACTCGCATCCTACCCTGCAGGAACGCATTGGAAATTTAAGACGATAA
- a CDS encoding DUF6503 family protein produces MKHTFLLLLAISMFSCKNETKKDAANPEIISETTVEAPTKKYPEALVKVFDAHGGLNTWNSMQSLAYTQVKESGNVSTITNLKNRNIIVDMPDHTIGANDEDVWLNTKGDKAFKGNPRFFYNLMFYFYAMPFVLADDGIIYGDAEPLTFEGVTYPGIKISYQNGVGESSGDDYVLYYNPTTYKMEWLGYTVTYFSKEKSSELHFRRYTAWQNVNGLDVVETMVGYKAEENLPTAAGREDKFIDVKLSTEAPDSSVFKTPETAKVAK; encoded by the coding sequence ATGAAACACACTTTTTTATTATTACTTGCTATTTCAATGTTTTCGTGTAAAAATGAAACAAAAAAAGATGCTGCAAACCCAGAAATTATTTCAGAAACTACAGTAGAGGCTCCAACTAAAAAATACCCTGAAGCTTTAGTTAAAGTATTCGATGCGCATGGCGGATTAAACACATGGAATAGTATGCAATCGCTAGCGTATACGCAAGTGAAAGAAAGTGGCAATGTATCTACTATCACTAATTTAAAGAATAGAAATATTATTGTAGATATGCCAGACCACACCATTGGTGCTAATGATGAGGATGTTTGGTTAAATACTAAAGGAGATAAAGCGTTTAAAGGAAACCCTCGTTTTTTCTATAACTTAATGTTTTATTTCTACGCGATGCCTTTTGTTTTAGCTGATGATGGTATTATTTATGGTGATGCTGAACCTTTAACGTTTGAAGGTGTTACGTATCCTGGAATAAAAATTTCTTACCAAAATGGTGTTGGTGAATCATCAGGTGACGATTATGTGCTTTACTACAATCCAACAACCTATAAAATGGAATGGTTAGGTTATACAGTTACATATTTCTCTAAAGAGAAAAGTAGCGAATTACATTTTAGACGCTATACAGCTTGGCAAAATGTAAATGGCTTAGACGTAGTAGAAACTATGGTTGGCTATAAAGCTGAAGAGAATTTACCAACAGCTGCTGGTCGTGAAGATAAATTTATAGACGTAAAACTATCTACGGAAGCTCCTGATAGTAGCGTATTTAAAACTCCTGAAACCGCTAAGGTTGCTAAGTAA
- a CDS encoding amidohydrolase family protein — protein MKYFNLYIACAYLLFFGSIHAQQTPAKKQSKAISIEGATAHLGTGEVIENALIMFNEGKITFVGSANMKIARIGEVIDGKGKHVYPGFIIPNSTLGLVEIDAVKATDDESEIGTWNPNIRSIIAYNAESKIVESMRPNGVLLGQITPRGGRISGTSSVVQFDAWNWEDAAVKTDDGIHINWPSNFKRGRYWLGEDPSLKVNKEYGNQITEIEDYFNNAKAYLKASPSITNLSYKALGGVFNGSKKLYINVDDEKGIIDAVNFTKKNAIPNMVIVGGAEAYKVTGILKSNNISVVLNRIHSQPSQTDDDYDLPYKSAKLLVDNGITVALQANGQMERMNSRNLPFYAGTTVAHGLTKAQALQLITLNPAKILGIDKEYGSLETGKSATLFISEGDALDMRTNIISHAFIDGRLISLETHQTELWKRYSKKYQSN, from the coding sequence ATGAAATATTTCAATTTATATATAGCGTGTGCCTATCTCCTATTTTTCGGGTCCATACACGCCCAACAAACACCAGCGAAAAAACAAAGCAAAGCCATATCTATAGAAGGTGCCACGGCGCATTTAGGTACAGGTGAAGTTATTGAAAACGCCCTTATTATGTTTAATGAAGGTAAAATCACTTTCGTAGGAAGTGCCAATATGAAAATTGCTCGTATTGGTGAGGTTATCGACGGCAAAGGCAAACACGTCTACCCTGGCTTTATAATTCCGAATTCAACTTTAGGATTAGTTGAAATTGATGCTGTAAAAGCAACGGATGACGAGTCTGAAATAGGAACATGGAATCCTAACATTAGAAGTATTATTGCCTACAACGCAGAGTCTAAAATTGTAGAGTCTATGAGACCAAACGGTGTTTTACTAGGGCAAATTACGCCACGTGGTGGTCGTATTTCTGGCACATCATCGGTAGTGCAATTCGATGCTTGGAACTGGGAAGATGCTGCTGTAAAAACAGACGACGGAATTCACATAAACTGGCCGAGCAACTTCAAAAGAGGTCGCTACTGGTTAGGCGAAGATCCTTCCTTAAAGGTGAATAAAGAATACGGAAACCAAATTACAGAAATAGAAGATTATTTTAATAACGCCAAAGCCTATTTAAAAGCAAGCCCTTCTATTACCAACTTATCTTATAAGGCATTAGGAGGTGTTTTCAATGGTTCTAAAAAACTTTACATTAATGTAGATGATGAAAAAGGCATTATCGATGCTGTAAATTTCACTAAGAAAAACGCCATTCCGAACATGGTTATTGTTGGTGGAGCAGAAGCTTATAAAGTAACCGGTATTTTAAAATCGAATAACATATCTGTGGTTTTAAACCGTATACACTCGCAACCAAGCCAAACTGATGACGATTATGATTTACCATATAAATCGGCTAAATTATTAGTAGATAACGGCATTACAGTAGCCTTACAAGCCAACGGACAAATGGAACGCATGAATTCTAGAAACCTACCATTTTACGCAGGTACAACCGTAGCTCACGGATTAACAAAAGCACAAGCGCTGCAGTTAATCACGTTAAACCCAGCAAAAATATTGGGTATCGACAAGGAGTACGGCTCTTTAGAAACTGGCAAGAGCGCCACATTATTTATAAGCGAAGGTGACGCCTTAGATATGCGTACCAACATAATTTCTCATGCTTTTATAGACGGACGCTTAATTAGTCTAGAAACGCACCAAACAGAATTATGGAAACGTTATTCCAAAAAATATCAATCCAATTAA